The following DNA comes from Maniola jurtina chromosome W, ilManJurt1.1, whole genome shotgun sequence.
TAAACgcatgggccgtgaaaacatagcagacagacacactttattatattaagtacggAATGGATTATTAtggtaaataatatacttattaaaaaaaaacaataataaccTTATGAAAAGttgtttcaaatatttcaaaattacccTCTTCTTTGTCTAGCAAAGTAAACACATTTTCACTACACTTTTGGTTTGCTTCTTTGCAAGATGTTTGATtgcatgttttatttttattatcttggTTTGGTTGTATTGGTTGTGCAAAATTGttaatattacttttttgaGTGTTGCTTATTTGAGTGCACATTCGGCTACTGGTACCAGTTTTTGGCAAGTTTTCCATATCAGCGTTTATGTTGGCAAACACCTTACTCATGATTGCatcataattaatattttcattctctgcatttttaacattattttctTCTAAAACGTTCTGTTGTGTTTTTTTATCTGCAAAACTTCCTTGtgaaattttactttttttattatttgagaGCTCTTCTGTATCACACATGTCTCGGTCCCTTttattagttttcttttgtGATGTTGCCTTACTTTTGATTGTAGGCATTATTATAGCAGAAGACATGCTTTTAGTAGATTTTAGTGACTGAATATTGGCTTCTTTTACAGATTCAGCATAAAAGATATCTAAGTCATTTAAAAATTCTGAAACTTCAGAAActatttccatatttttaaataagagcTGATCATTTTTACTTTTTGAAGTTGTAGTCGTATTAGTAGTAGTACTAGTAGTAGTGGTGGTAGTGATAGTAGTAGTAATGGTGCAATCTGGTTTCGAcaatgatttttgaaattcacTTTTCCACTGTTTGTTTACAAATGGGGCATTTGTCATATGATCTGCAAATTCTTTTTCTTCACTGGCAGTAATTTCAAAGCAGGCTGTAGATGTATCTGCAGATGTAGTATTTTTCTTTGGAGACATTGATTTGTCAATTTGCGCTTTTGATGTATGATGTTGAGTAGATACAGGAACACCTTTAGGCACCTTTACAACATTATTAGTGTTATCTGTttcaatattatgttgttttttATGATTTACTAAACTTTGCACATTGTCTTCATTCTGTACTACAGAATTGCCCAAGGAAGTCTGAACTTCACGATCTGTTTTAGTTTTATACTGCACTTCGTTTTCTTTTTTCTGTATACAAATATTCGTCAAAGTGttacctattttaataataatttcaatgtcACCTGTACCAACTCTAtcagtgtttttatttttaacattggGATTATCTACATTAATAACGTGTGTTTTGTTTGTATCTATGTATGTGGTTTGCAAAGAGGTCTGGTTTAAAAGAGGCCCCTTCCTAAAAAAACTTACTTTAGAAGCTGTAAGATTCTTCAAATCTGTATTTTTAGTTACGACCTCACCAATAGCAGCAATATCAGGTGTGTTTTCATCAATAGTATAAGACACTTGCTGTGAGTTAGATAAAGCTCCTTTATTTACAGCAAGTTTTGCTTTCTTACACATTTCAATAGATatgtttaatttgtttttgttcttCTTGTTCAATTTGCTGAACTCTTTTCTCATTCTTTTAACATTTTTCCAACTTTGACCGATTTTGCTATCTgaattaatattgaaatttttcCCATTTTCTTTATCTGAGGAAACATCATTTGTTATAGGTGGTTTGCTACTTTGCAACTCTTTAATTCTCGAACTCCTACGAGGGTTATTTGCACTATAGTCTTCATcatcaattaaaaaattaaatgtttctaTATCCATAGGGCCTACAGCATTTTCAAGACTTTTATTTGTTTCTATTTCTggcattcaaattcaaattcaaattcaaaatgtttttattcaattagacttttacaagttctttcgaatcgtcaaaagcatctaccatttCTTCAATTTTGTCCCAATCATCTTGTTGAATAGTCAATTTTATGGGTTGTCTTGCTGGTACTTTTACCTTTTGATTTATAGTATGTACTTGAATTTCACTTGTGATCAGGTGTTTCTGTGGTGCTGGCTTGACTGTTTCTTCAGTGCATTGTTGAGAACTAGTTGCTGGAGCTGAAAACTGATTTTCAGAACTTGCTAAACACTCTTTGACACGTTGTTGTTCATCAGTATCCATGGTAAAATAATCCACTGAAATACAAaacactaaaattaaaaaatgtaatgataTTGTGTCAACATAGTAAACTGGCAAGTATATAAACagtgttttttaatattatattacattttattacattgTAGGTACTTTTTGAAGGTTTCAGAAGAAAAAACcatcaacataatataaaataactagctgatacccgcgactacgttcgcgtggatgtaggtttttaaaattcccatgggaactctattTAATCCATATGTTATTGGTCTATGAGTAGTAAATAAAAAcaccatggacgtattataattatattactatGAAAAACACAGACCAACAGACGTCAAGATTGTCTCctccaaagagaatataatcactacgttccCGTCGACCCAtcgatttgaattttgatagcGTCACCCATTAGGTACATACTCTTTGAGGGACCAAGGGAACCATAAGGGAACCCTCAACCCACTGACAAACCCACAGAACATTATTACCCTAGGCGGGGACAAATCACAAACCGCTCCTCGTAAAAGGATTCGTCACTTGTTATCTACTTAGTACAATTATTaacaatatgtaaaaaaaatatttcaattcaattcacaCAAAACAAATCGCAATAAACAAAAGTCCGTCGTCTGCGGACTTTTACTAAATTCCACACATTGCATTGATGTTTATATTTTACCATAAATTACTTTATAAGTACGTAATAATTCAATGTAATTACTTCCAATTGTTGTAAGTACTTGCCTACTTACCGAAGAAGCTCTGTGCAAAGTGCAACGCTGAATGGAAATTGCATCAGTAACTTATTGCACTTATACATATGGAACCTACCTTATAAATAAACGTAGAAATCAATTTCTTCGCCCACTGATGAATAATCTTTTTGATAAATCTATTTGGAAATAATTAGctcataaaattaattgaaaaatcGAAGTATACAAAGTAAACAACATCAAACCTCTCGAAAGATAAACGAGATAAAACATTGTGATATCATTAATTTATACTCTTTGGTGACAATTAGATACCAGTTcgacaaggctctcttggcgcgtggccaaaatttaactaacgccgccatcttgttaaGTGTCATGCAGCCCCCTTGaatgtggtgttgctaagtaaaaatctaaatttcacTGTTTTCTTTAATATTAAGGTCATCTAATACATAAGTTGGCGATATATtctgataattaattattaaagcaCGTGTCTATATCTTATAGTTATATTTAgcactaagtaagtatagtgTTTGAGGAGGTAAACATGAtcccaaacaaaaacatttcatgtgaaaaataagagtcagttcctatcaaaaagtttcggccattaaaagtagtgatatcaaaaattatggccAGTTCTTTGCTAGGCTCGGTAAATGGAACCATACAGTTTTATATGGTGTATCTTCTTCGACCACCTCCAAGCTGTCATCGCATTCATAGGAtcctgttaaaatgtgtttaaataatttatgtcttAATTATTAACACTACAATTTGAAGCTCATTTGGATTGGCAATGGTTTTCTTGTTTTCTGCTTGACAACATTTTTGTACTCCTTTCAATTTTGCCAAGAAAACCATTGCCAGTTCCAAATGAGATTCAAATTGTGGTGTTAATATTaagacataaattatttaaacacattttaacaggaTCCTATGAATGCGATGACAGCTTGAAGGTGGTCGAAGAAGATACACCATATAAAACTGTATGGTTCCATTTACCGAGCCTAGCAAAGAACTGGCCATAATTCTTGATATCACTACTTTTAATGGCCGAAACTTTTTGATA
Coding sequences within:
- the LOC123879833 gene encoding breast cancer type 1 susceptibility protein homolog → MDTDEQQRVKECLASSENQFSAPATSSQQCTEETVKPAPQKHLITSEIQVHTINQKVKVPARQPIKLTIQQDDWDKIEEMPEIETNKSLENAVGPMDIETFNFLIDDEDYSANNPRRSSRIKELQSSKPPITNDVSSDKENGKNFNINSDSKIGQSWKNVKRMRKEFSKLNKKNKNKLNISIEMCKKAKLAVNKGALSNSQQVSYTIDENTPDIAAIGEVVTKNTDLKNLTASKVSFFRKGPLLNQTSLQTTYIDTNKTHVINVDNPNVKNKNTDRVGTGDIEIIIKIGNTLTNICIQKKENEVQYKTKTDREVQTSLGNSVVQNEDNVQSLVNHKKQHNIETDNTNNVVKVPKGVPVSTQHHTSKAQIDKSMSPKKNTTSADTSTACFEITASEEKEFADHMTNAPFVNKQWKSEFQKSLSKPDCTITTTITTTTTTSTTTNTTTTSKSKNDQLLFKNMEIVSEVSEFLNDLDIFYAESVKEANIQSLKSTKSMSSAIIMPTIKSKATSQKKTNKRDRDMCDTEELSNNKKSKISQGSFADKKTQQNVLEENNVKNAENENINYDAIMSKVFANINADMENLPKTGTSSRMCTQISNTQKSNINNFAQPIQPNQDNKNKTCNQTSCKEANQKCSENVFTLLDKEEGNFEIFETTFHKSLSQTQHRKDNVATEREPIVHMAIENKVASPNNMDIDEYGTPMQDDDDKSVVEETPQKNTSFVKTKSKNEAPTSTDNASAECHSLKKDKLLNETSKQQKDEDDSVIVISVSDSAGDVTEGRKTTLETPLTINKFVNKITCNSTTLAKKSLDFSSQNADNDPEETICPSAVVVAKTTQEREFISQCAGMQRRRAKFCVAGSCLMASQQAMLKQLCFQMNWTYVDKYTKDLTHLVVGVDKENRSQRSVKYMCALASSKWIVTFVWVEKCLSDNGFVDEEPFEALDAMGEPAPRRSRLAKTKLLQGITFYCMGPFSIIGIDTLKDVLEAAGGRVVDDPRDLQACRAPAMLLAEPGNTQESRFTYLAMELKIVPMNYEWVLICLGTYTLKPIFDLLLCPATLLPSAISSWPSELISSCDDEE